The Diospyros lotus cultivar Yz01 chromosome 15, ASM1463336v1, whole genome shotgun sequence genome has a window encoding:
- the LOC127791326 gene encoding probable beta-1,3-galactosyltransferase 14: MPSSPKYAYPRSSSSYSRRLTVLLLCFLIGLAGFVFGFLAIPSRSAAYKCRSKPRSVSVVWERGGGGGGRDGMVSDEHQTRHKVMGFVGIQTGFGSAGRRRSLRRTWMPSDQQGLQRLEEATGLAFRFVIGRTPDKSKMSQLRKEVEEYDDFMLLDIEEEYSKLPYKTLAFFKAAYALFDAEFYVKADDDIYLRPDRLSLLLAKERSHSQTYLGCMKKGPVFTDPKLKWYEPLSYLLGKEYFLHAYGPIYALSADVVTSLVALRNDSFRMFSNEDVTIGAWMLAMNVNHENNRLLCQPECTPSSIAVWDIPKCSGLCNPEKKLLELHQTESCSKSPTLESED; this comes from the exons ATGCCTTCGTCTCCCAAGTACGCCTACCCTCGATCTTCCTCCTCCTACTCTCGTAGATTGACGGTCCTGCTCCTCTGTTTCCTCATCGGACTCGCCGGGTTCGTCTTCGGCTTCCTCGCGATTCCTAGTCGCAGTGCGGCGTACAAATGCAGAAGTAAGCCGAGGTCGGTGTCCGTGGTTTGGGAGAGGGGCGGCGGTGGCGGTGGTCGGGATGGAATGGTGTCCGATGAGCATCAGACGAGGCACAAGGTTATGGGATTCGTCGGAATTCAGACTGGGTTCGGATCGGCGGGACGGCGGCGATCGTTGCGGCGGACTTGGATGCCCTCCGATCAGCAAGGGCTTCAGCG CTTGGAGGAAGCCACAGGCTTGGCTTTCCGATTTGTTATTGGTAGAACCCCTGACAAATCAAAAATGTCACAGCTCAGAAAGGAGGTGGAAGAATATGATGACTTCATGCTGTTAGACATTGAGGAGGAGTACAGTAAGCTTCCTTACAAAAC GTTGGCTTTCTTCAAAGCTGCATATGCACTTTTTGATGCTGAGTTTTATGTTAAAGCTGATGATGATATATATTTGAGGCCAG ATCGCCTTTCACTACTTTTGGCAAAAGAACGTTCACACTCTCAAACTTACCTTGGATGCATGAAAAAGGGTCCTGTTTTTACTGACCCCAAGCTCAAATG GTATGAACCGCTATCTTATTTGCTCGGAAAGGAGTACTTTCTCCATGCTTATGGTCCCATATATGCCCTATCTGCTGATGTTGTCACAAGCTTGGTTGCTTTAAGAAACGACAG TTTCCGGATGTTTAGCAATGAGGATGTTACAATTGGTGCTTGGATGCTTGCGATGAATGTCAACCACGAGAACAATCGACTACTATGCCAGCCAGAATGTACTCCATCATCTATCGCTGTTTGGGATATTCCCAAGTGTTCAG GGCTTTGTAACCCGGAGAAGAAGTTATTGGAACTCCATCAGACAGAAAGCTGCTCAAAGAGTCCAACTCTAGAATCTGAGGATTAA